Part of the Bacteroidales bacterium genome, TTTGTCCGTTGCTATGGACGATAGAGTTAATCCTGTTGATATACTAATAATGTGAGCAAGAATAATTAGTCCTATTGCAGCATAGATACCTGCTTGTCCAACTACCCAACCTAAACGTAAATACATGATTACACCTAAAATAGTGAGCAATGAAGGTGTAAAAACGCCAGCAAAAGTTCCAAATTTTTTGGGCATAAAACAGTTTATTAGTTTAAATTGTACTACTAATGTAGACAAATATACGTATTGGAAGGCATAAGGTTGCTTTGATGCTTAAATTATTAGCTTTCTAAGGCAGTACATACCAAAAAATAGTTACGAAATGTGCAATACTACCACCTAAAACAAAAAAATGAAATATTGCATGATTGTATGGTATTTTGTTTAAGAGATAAAAAATAGCACCGATAGAATAACTTAATCCGCCTATACTCAACCAAATAAGTCCCGGAGTACTGAGATTTTCTATTAAAGGTTTTAAGGCTATAACAACTACCCAGCCCATAATAACATAAGCAAGAGTACTAAGTTTATTGTATCTGCCCGTATAAAAGAATTTTAAAATTATTCCAATTATAGCCATTCCCCAAACAACTCCAAATAAGCTCCATCCCCAAGGTCCGTGAAGAGTAACAAGTAACAGAGGTGTATAAGTTCCGGCAATGAGTACATATATTGAAGCATGGTCAAATACATTAAGTTTTTTTCTGCGTGATGGTTTTGTCGACCAATGAAAAAGGGTTGAAGCTAGATATAATGTTACCAGACTTGCTCCGTAAATGCTATAACTGACAATATGCCAGACGCTTCCCTGAATGCTTGCAAAAACAACAAGTAGGACAAGTGCTACTATGCTTAATATAAACCCTATGCCATGGGTTGCAATATTCAGTCTTTCTTCTTTCTTTTCGTATTTTTTTGCTTGAATAGCCATAATTTAATTTATCCTAATATTTTGCGAATTAATTTTAATTTTCCTTTTGTATAGGGAGGGTATTTAAACCAAGGTTCGAACCAATTGGTTTTTTTTATAATTGATTTATGATGTGAAAAAGTTTTAAATCCATATTCTCCGTGGTAGTTGCCCATTCCAGAATTTCCAACGCCGCCAAAAGGTAA contains:
- a CDS encoding hemolysin III family protein; its protein translation is MAIQAKKYEKKEERLNIATHGIGFILSIVALVLLVVFASIQGSVWHIVSYSIYGASLVTLYLASTLFHWSTKPSRRKKLNVFDHASIYVLIAGTYTPLLLVTLHGPWGWSLFGVVWGMAIIGIILKFFYTGRYNKLSTLAYVIMGWVVVIALKPLIENLSTPGLIWLSIGGLSYSIGAIFYLLNKIPYNHAIFHFFVLGGSIAHFVTIFWYVLP